In Nicotiana tabacum cultivar K326 chromosome 19, ASM71507v2, whole genome shotgun sequence, one DNA window encodes the following:
- the LOC107800011 gene encoding uncharacterized protein LOC107800011 has protein sequence MENSQQPLATESFSYSWLLNRKPSIDSLTETLRPSYITDDEEDIMFIAYSKRFLEEAQNFNFDVRPSVESVPADEIFSDGHIMPLYFDRSKIESFEQVLNNFNTSSISSSTPPTPASTLSSRTSQADFLEKWRKFSGRVLVKWFGFLRPFSQRFGSSRKSAKVDDLQRKESEIQSCKSTTTNSLFQGSPRRMVKSYSVVDWTGNEKNQRSSSRIKRLRKVKSWSNSAHASPIRSPSSDHNSTDVWRDMENAVSDAILHCKRSFAMSTESDDHFDQKKKW, from the coding sequence ATGGAAAATTCCCAACAGCCTCTTGCCACAGAGAGTTTTTCATACAGCTGGTTGTTGAACAGAAAACCTTCCATTGATAGTCTTACTGAAACCCTTAGACCCTCCTATATTACTGATGATGAGGAAGATATAATGTTTATTGCTTATTCAAAAAGATTCCTAGAAGAAGCTCAAAACTTCAACTTTGATGTTCGACCTTCTGTTGAATCTGTCCCTGCTGATGAAATCTTTTCTGATGGACACATTATGCCTTTGTATTTTGATAGATCAAAGATTGAATCTTTTGAACAAGTCTTAAATAATTTCAATACTTCATCAATTTCCTCATCAACTCCTCCCACACCAGCATCTACACTTTCTTCTAGAACTAGCCAAgctgattttcttgaaaaatggaGAAAATTTTCAGGCAGAGTTTTGGTTAAGTGGTTTGGATTCCTCAGGCCATTTTCCCAAAGGTTTGGAAGTTCAAGAAAAAGTGCAAAAGTTGATGACCTTCAAAGAAAAGAATCAGAAATTCAAAGCTGCAAGAGTACTACTACTAATTCTTTATTTCAGGGATCTCCTCGTCGAATGGTTAAATCTTATTCTGTTGTTGATTGGACTGGAAATGAGAAGAACCAAAGAAGCAGTAGTAGAATTAAGCGTTTGAGAAAGGTGAAAAGTTGGAGCAATTCAGCACATGCTTCACCTATAAGAAGTCCATCCTCTGATCATAACTCTACCGATGTTTGGCGCGATATGGAAAACGCGGTTTCTGATGCAATTCTGCACTGTAAAAGATCATTTGCAATGTCAACAGAGTCTGATGATCATTTTGACCAGAAAAAGAAATGGTAG